The DNA region CGATCCGGGCCAGGGCGGGCGCCCGATCCCCGGCCATGCGCCCCCTACCCTATCGCTTCCCGGCGAAAGCCGGGATCCAGGGATCGAAGAGCGCCGTCATCCGATGCCGGCACGCGGCCTCCCCTAGGCCCCGGCTTTCGCCGGGGAGCGGGGAAGCGAAGTTTTACGCCTCCCCGGCCCTGCAAGGCGGTGTCCGGCCGTCCCCGTTTCCAGGGACGTCACACCCAACGGCCGCTCTTTCATGAACCGGGGCTTTAATCCGGCCCATTCGAGGCATCGCCCTCACCACCACGCAACAGGACGCTCCGGACGCGCCCCCTTCGATGCGGCGAGGTGGGGGGAGTATGGGGGGGTGGTGAGGGAGGGGGATAAGATTGCCGTACTGCCGCTCCCGAAGCGGAGAAAAGGGGAACAACGTCAAATTTATCTACCTTGTTGACAAGCCGTAAGATTCAAGACGCAATACGGTTTATAGTTGTGATTCGGTAGGTCTCCATGCCTCGCTTTGCATTCTCAACATTCGTCAAAATGGCTCTTTTGCCGTCGCACGAGCTTTCTTCTGAGCTAGAGAAATACAGCAAGAAGGGCTCAGGCTATGATTTCTACCGAACGCTCCGTGCCGCATCGAAGAGGTTCGCGGGCGATGGCCAAGACTTTCCGACGGCAGTTGAAGCAATCGCTGCATTGAAGACCGGTCCCGAGCGTGCCCATAATCTGGCGGCGGCTACCTCGTTGAAGGATTGGATCAGCAAGAAGAAGCCGAAGCTCTACCCACCACCAGAAGCGAAAATTTATCAGGGTCCGAAGAAGAAATTTGAAATCCGCATCGAGCCAGAGTTTACGATGGAGTTCGACGGGGCGCTTTGGCTGGTGCATGTGTTTAATTCCCAGAAGCTAAGGGTGACCCCGACTGCGGCCGAGCCGGCTCTGCATCTTCTCAAGCGAAAGTACGCTGACACCGAATACGGAAACTACAGCCCCGGCATTCTGGACCTAGGAGCCAAGCGTCTGGTCGGAAAAGTCTGGAACTCAAATCGAGCAGCGAAAAATTTCTCACATCTTGTGGATGATATAACGCGGAGACTTGAGGATTAACAGATTGCGACCACAGGATTGAGTGTTCCGAGGCGAGGATGGAGCAGGACCAAACAAAGATCCGTCATATCTGGAATCAGGAGCGAGTGCCTGTAATTCATCGGCGTACGGGCGAGAGAGAAAAGCATCGCGTCCGCCTTCCCTATTCAAAGGAAAACAGGACGTGGCTTCAACACTCCGGTCGAGCCGAACCTGTTTGGAATCGGTTAGAGAAATGCTGGCTAACGCCCAAGAGTTGGTTCAACGGATTAGTAAAGCGATGCCTCGAGCATTACGGCAGCGTATACATCGTTCAGCCTTACAACGAGATGGAGAAATGCGCCCCGGCTTGCAAGAATGCAACCGGCTTCGAATGCGAATGTTCCTGCATGGGTGCGTATCATGGGATCAGAAACGACGGGAGCTGGTTTGAAGTCGACGAAGCGTTCGCATTTCGATGGAAGGGACAGAGTCTAGCTTGCCGGCTGTTGAGACGCTGAGAAGCTGGATGCGGCGTTGAAAACCATCAGATAGGTCTTAATCTATGGATTTATTGGGCGCCGACAAACCCAGCAAATTGCGCGTGACGCCTTAGAGTGGTTCTTACTGCTCCGCAAATGCTAGATGGCCGCGTGTTATCGGGAGCAAACGCTTTTAGCTCAACGATAACTTTATTCGGTTTCTCGGCCCCGCTTCGCTCAATAAAAACATCAGCGCGAACCGTGGAGTGCTTCGATTTGATTGTTTCCTCGCTCTGAGCATTAATTCCTAATGCGCTAAATGATGCTGCTATTCGAGCGCCTATCTGTGTAGGTTTATCGGTTACCGAAAGATACCAGTCGCGGGCTTTGCGCGCTCTCTCGGATTCACGCTCTCGGAGCGGTGAATATCCCGTTGGGTCCCAGGCTCCCGTCACGATTGAATAAAAGTGGGTCCGTGCAAAACGATCCAAATATGTTCGGGGTGGGGTATAAGCCGCATCATCAAGGTTGTTGCAGAGCGCGTGCAAATCAGCGGCAGCGATCGGAACAAGCCTCATATCAAAATATAATCTAGCTCTATTATATTCTTTGAGCGGAAGTTTCGCTCGATCTTCCGCATTAAGGTGTCGGTACCAGGCGCTCCAATCTAATTTGTACCCCTGCCTAGGGTCGGTGAATTGATGAATCCTAGTGATTCTCGTGGCGTCCGTAACCGGCCACAACATCACCACTGTGTACTCGCTCAGGTCTTGTAACGCTTCGATCTGATCAGCCAGCCTGGCTCCAACACCTTCAATCGTAGAGCCGATGGTCTGGTTTCGGCGCGCAACGTCTTCTATATCAGATCGAATCAAACCAAAATCAGAAATTGGCTTATCATTGTGAAATTGAAAAGTCTCTTCTATAATTTCTGGCCATTCATCTCTATCGAGACTAAGGATTTCGAATTCTTTGGAAATAAGAATTCTTTCGTTCCTTGATGTCGCTTCCACAAGGGAACTTTGGAAAGACTTACTTGTTGTTAGCCATAGGAATAAAATCTTGCTGTCTCGAAGATCTCCGCGGTCCAGAAGCGCGAGTCGCTCGACAAAAGCGCTTGGCAATTCTTTCTGAGATGCAGCGACCTCTTCATATTGGTCGATCACAGCCACGACAGGTCGACCTTGTGCTTCAAAGCGAATTTTCTCGATTTCAGACTCAAAGTATTTCGAATCTGAGACCGCATTCCGGTCGAGAGGGTGCACATACACCTCCGGCAGATGCGTTCCTAGCTCAAGGGCAGCGCAGGTTTTGCCTGATCCACTCTTTCCGAACACGGGCAAGAACCGTATCCCGCCGAGCATTTCCATAGACCGAAACGCAGATTGCACTTTCACGATAAGCGACCGATTTGGCCTTAAGCGACCACGAAACGCGAGGTCCAAATCTTCATATCGCGAAGGGAGTTTCATTTGAGTCGCCTAACTTAAAGGAGAGAGCCTTTTTACGATTCGGTGCCTTTTTCTACCCCTTCTCCACATAAACCTCACCCCCCATCGCCCGGAACTCCTGCGCCTTCTTCTCCATCGCGGCCTCGGCCTCCTCCAGCTCGACGCTGGTGTGCGGGCTCCTGGCCGTGCCGAACTCGTCCCTGATCTCCTGGGTGATCTTCATGGAGCAGAATTTCGGCCCGCACATGGAGCAGAAATGGGCGGTCTTGTGGGCTTCCTTGGGCAGGGTCTGGTCGTGGAAGTCGCGGGCGGTGTCGGGGTCGAGGGAGAGGTTGAACTGGTCCTCCCAGCGGAACTCGAAGCGCGCGCGGGACAGGGCATCGTCGCGGATCTTCGCCGCCGGGTGGCCCTTGGCGAGGTCGGCCGCGTGGGCGGCGATCTTGTAGGTGATCACACCCGTTTTGACGTCGTCGCGGTCGGGAAGGCCCAAATGCTCCTTCGGGGTGACGTAGCAGAGCATGGCGCAGCCATACCAGCCGATCATCGCCGCGCCGATCCCCGAGGTGATGTGGTCGTAGCCCGGCGCGATGTCGGTGGTGAGCGGGCCGAGCGTGTAGAAGGGCGCCTCGCCGCAGGTCTCCAGCTGCTTGTCCATGTTGGCCTTGATCTTGTGCATGGCCACGTGGCCCGGCCCCTCGATCATGACCTGGCAGCCGTGCTTCCAGGCGATTCTCGTGAGCTCTCCGAGGGTCTCCAGCTCGGCGAACTGGGCGCGGTCGTTGGCGTCCGCGATGGAGCCGGGGCGCAGCCCGTCGCCGAGGCTGAACGAGACGTCGTAGGCGCGCATGATCTCGCAGATGTCCTCGAAGCGCTCGTAGAGGAAGCTCTCCTTGTGGTGGGCCAGGCACCACTTGGCCATGATCGAGCCGCCGCGCGACACGATGCCGGTCACGCGGTTGGCGGTGAGCGGCACGTAGGGCAGGCGCACGCCGGCATGGATGGTGAAATAGTCCACCCCCTGCTCGGCCTGCTCGATGAGGGTATCGGCGAAGATGTCGAAGGTGAGGTCCTCGGCCACGCCGCCGACCTTTTCCAGCGCCTGGTAGATCGGCACGGTGCCGATGGGGACGGGCGCGTTGCGGATGATCCATTCGCGCGTGTTGTGGATGTTCTTGCCCGTGGAGAGGTCCATCACCGTGTCGGC from Marinicauda algicola includes:
- the thiC gene encoding phosphomethylpyrimidine synthase ThiC → MNKSTTQSEFATPQVTTGPLAGSRRVYTSPAAAPDLKVPHREIELHPSAMEPPVRVYDCSGPYTDPAQTIDVERGLPRTRIAWVTERGGVEEYEGRPLSPLDNGGATGKYLAREFPVRHRPLRGTGSSPVTQYEFARAGIVTREMIYAAERENIGRARALPGAAERRADGEDFGAEIPQFVTPEFVRDEIARGRAIIPANINHGELEPMVIGRNFLVKINANIGNSAVASSVEEEVDKMVWAIRWGADTVMDLSTGKNIHNTREWIIRNAPVPIGTVPIYQALEKVGGVAEDLTFDIFADTLIEQAEQGVDYFTIHAGVRLPYVPLTANRVTGIVSRGGSIMAKWCLAHHKESFLYERFEDICEIMRAYDVSFSLGDGLRPGSIADANDRAQFAELETLGELTRIAWKHGCQVMIEGPGHVAMHKIKANMDKQLETCGEAPFYTLGPLTTDIAPGYDHITSGIGAAMIGWYGCAMLCYVTPKEHLGLPDRDDVKTGVITYKIAAHAADLAKGHPAAKIRDDALSRARFEFRWEDQFNLSLDPDTARDFHDQTLPKEAHKTAHFCSMCGPKFCSMKITQEIRDEFGTARSPHTSVELEEAEAAMEKKAQEFRAMGGEVYVEKG